From the genome of Haloplanus vescus:
GATAGCCTCGAACCGCCGGCCGTTGGCGCTCGGGTCGTACGCGAGTACGCGATGCGTGGTGACGGCGGCCCATCCCCCTCCGAGCGGTGCCCGCTCGACGACCCGTTCGCCGGCGTAACAGAGGTTTTCGGGGGCGTAGCTCCCCGAATCGGTCCCCGTCACGGCGTCGTCTCCGTCGTCCATCGGCCGAGTCGACGGGGGCCGCCCACCTCACCCTTTCGGCGGGTGGACCGGGCGACTTTAGACGGCGGCGAATCAGGAAGCCCGTATGCACGTAGGTGAGTGGCGATGAGCGACGAAACCGAGTCGAGTTTCGTCGCCTACGGTATCGACGACAAACCACCGGTGCTCACGTCGATTCTTCTCGGCGTTCAGCACTACCTGACGATGGTCGGCGCGAACGTCGCCGTCCCGCTGATTCTCGCGGGGGCGCTGGGGATGCCCGAGTCGGTCATTCCTCGCTTCGTCGGCACGTTCTTCGTCGTCTCGGGAATCGCGACTCTCGCCCAGACGACGTTCGGCAACCGCTACCCAATCGTCCAGGGGGCGCCGTTCTCGATGCTCGCGCCCGCCCTCGCGGTCATCGGCGTGGTGCAGGCGAGCAACCCAACCGGGCCGGCGTGGGAGGCGGCACTCCTCCAGCTGCAGGGCGCCATCGTCGTCGCCGCGCTGGTCGAAGTGGCCGTCGGCTACTTCGGCCTCCTCGGGCGACTCCGGTCGTACATCTCGCCGGTCATCATCGCGCCGACCATCGCCCTCATCGGTCTTGCGCTGTTCAACACGCCGCAGGTGACGAGCGCCAGCGGAAACTGGTGGCTGCTCGGCCTGACGCTGCTCTTGATCGTCCTCTTCTCGCAGTATCTCGGCGACGCCTCGCGAGCGTTCAAGCTGTTCCCCGTCCTGTTGGGCGTGGTCGTGGCGTGGCTGGTCGCCGCCGCCCTGTCGGTGAGCGGTGTCTACACGGCGGGCACGTCGGGTTACGTCGACCTCGCGTCCGTGGCGTCGGCGCCGGCGCTCATGCCCATCTACCCGCTCCAGTGGGGGATGCCGCGAATCGAAACCGCGTACGTCATCGGGATGATTGCGGGCGTCGCGGCGTCGATGCTGGAGTCGTTCGGTGACTACCACGCCGTCGCTCGCCTCTCCGGCGTCGGCGCGCCGAGCGAGAGCCGAATCAACCACGGTATCGGGATGGAGGGCATCATGAACGTCTTCGCCGGCCTCATGGGGACCGGTGGTTCCACCTCCTACTCCGAGAACATCGGCGCCATCGGCCTGACGGGCGTCGCCTCGCGCTACGTCGTCCAAATCGGGGCGGCGGTGATGCTTCTCGTCGGCTTCGTCGGCTACTTCGGCCAACTCATCGCGACCATCCCCGATCCAATCGTCGGCGGACTCTACGTCGCCATGTTCGGCCAAATTGTCGCCGTCGGCCTCTCGAACTTGGAGTATGTCGACATGAACTCCTCGCGAAACGTCTTCGTCGTCGGCATCGCACTCTTCACCGGCCTCGCGATTCCGGCGTACATGGGCAACGTCGGGAGCGCCGCCGCGTTCCGCGAGGGGATGCGAGGTATCGCCGTCCTCGGCCCCGTTCTCGGCGCTCGCGCCGTCGCCGACACCATCTACGTCATCGGGTCGACGGGCATGGCCGTCGGCGGCCTCGTCGCGTTCGTCCTCGACAACACCATCGAGGGGACCCGCGAGGAACGCGGCCTCGTGGAGTGGGAGCAAGCGACCGAAGACGAGAGCGACTTCGCCTCCGCGTTCGACCGCTTCCTGCGAGACTGACCGACACCCTTTTGCCTTTCGGCTGACCTAAAACAGTTGGCGCGGTCGATGTTCTCCGCAAGTCCACCAGACGGCGACGGCCGCCGCCGGCGTCTCAATTATTTTGGCTGGCCTAAAAATCGGAGGCCTTTTGTACTTTTAGGCCGGCCTAAATTCTATGCAGCAAACCAGACGGAAGTTGTTACAGACGACCGGCGTCGCCCTCGGTGGCGTCGGGTTGGCTGGTTGCGGTGGGCAGAGCGGCACCGAAACCAGCGACACGACGGCGACAGATACCGAGACGAGCGAGCCCACGGCGACGGAGACGCCGTCGGCCGAGGCGTCGGCGGACACCGCGCTCGCCGCGGAGTGGAACACGATGCGCGCTCGCCTCCACGACGCGGTGGCGCTCGGTCGCGCCGGAGAGTCCAGCGCGGCGGCGACGCTCGTCGGCGACGTTTTCGCACGCTTCGAGCAGGCATCGGGCGAGTACGGCGCTCACGAGGGCCTGGAGTCGACGGACGAATCCGCCTACGAGTCCTTCGAGGAGCACCTCGGCGACGCTCGCTCGGCGTTCGAGAGCGGCGACGTGGACGCGGCCATCGGCGCCCTCGACGGCGCGGGCAACGAACTGGCGTCCGCCCAGCAGTCCCGAACCTCGGACTCTGTCACCGAAACCTTCTCGCTGCTCGTGTTCGCCTCCCGGATTCGGAACATCGACGCGCTGGCAACAGCGGGGCTGACGGACGAAGCGGCGACGGTGGGCGAGCGAGTCTTCGCCGACTTCGAACAGGCGCCCGCTCACGAGACGCTCGAATCCGCGGGCGACGGCTACCACGAGGAGTTCGAAACCCCGCTCAACGACGCCATCGAGGCGGCTAACGCTGGCGACGCCGACGGTGTCCACGAGGCGGCGCTCTCGGCGTCCGGCACCGCAGTCGAGGCGGCGTACGAACTCGTCTCCGAGCCGATTGCCGGCATCGGTCACCTCTCGCTGATGGCTGCGGTCGGCTTCGACGCCGAAATGGCCGCCAGCATGGGCGGGCCGGGCGTCGCCGCCGCTCACGCCGCGGGCCTGAACGCCTACCGCGTTCGCGTCCGTGACGCCGCGTGGCTCTACGACGCCGGCCAGCCAGAGGCTGCCAAGGCCGCCGCACAGTCCATCTTCCAGCACTTCGAGGGCGCTCGCGCCCACGAGGCACTGGAGGAGGCCAGCGAGTCCGCCTACGAGACGTTCGAACACGACGGGCTGGAGGCGCTCATCACCGCCATCGAGGACGGCGACGACGAGGGCGTCGACAGCGCGGTGACGACTGTCCACGACGGCCTCACGACGGGCATCGACGCGCTCGCGAGCGACGCGGCGCCGGTGCTCCAGTCCGGCTTCTTCCGCGCCCGCCTCGGCGACGCGCGCGAGCGCTACGACCGCGGCGAGGGCGAGGTGGCGGCCACCATCGCCGAGAACCTCTTCGCTCGCTTCGAGGAGAACGAGGGCGGCTTCCACGAGACGCTCGAGGAGACCAGCGAGGACCTCTATCACACCTTCGAGGAGGAACACCTCACCGCCCTCCCCGACGCCTTCCGCGCGGGCGACGACGAGGCCGTCGACACCCACCTCTCGGGTGCGACGGACGCCCTCGTCGAGTTCGAGGCGACCGCTGGCACGCCGCTCGCCAGCGGCGCCGCGGCGGCGTACATGACCGGACGGGCCGGCGACGCCGGCGTCCGAGCTGCGCTGGGTGACACCGACCGCGCCGAGACGATTGCGAGCGATGCCTTCGCGTACTTCGAGGGCGGCGCCAACGGCTTCCACGAGGCCGTCGAGCACGCCAGCGAGGAGCGCTACCACGCCTTCGAGGAGGCGCTCGGTGCCGTTCGCTCCGCGACGACGGGCGACGCCGACGCCTACGAGGCGGCGACGACGTTCGCCGACGAGGCGACCGCCGCCGTCTACGCCGTCGTCGAGAACGGTGGGAGCGGTGGCGACGTGAACGCCGCGCCCCTCGTGAGCGACGTGTTCGCCACCTTCGAGAACGCGCGTGTCCACGAGGCGCTCGAAGCGGGCGACCACGAGACCTACGAGACGTTCGAGGGGGCGCTCTCGGACTACATCTCTGCGCTCGAAAGCGGCGAGAGTATTGATGCCGCCGGCGAACGGTTCGCGCAGGCGACCCGGAACGCGGGCTTCGCCGTCGCGGGTGCCATCGACCAGGCGCCCGAAATCTCCGCCGGCGGGAGCGGCGGCGAGAGCGGCGAGAGTGGTGAGACCGACCTCCAAGGCGGCCCGAACGTCGTCGAGGGCGTCCCGGACGACGCCGACCACGTCATCGATATGAATGCCGTGGCGTTCGACCCGGCCGAACTCACCGTCTCCGTCGGCGACACGGTGGCGTGGAGCCACGCTGGCGGTGAACCCCACTCCGTCACCGCCCTCGGTGACGGCATTCCGGACGGGGCGTCCTACTGGGCGTCCGGCGGCTTCGAGTCTGAAGAAGCGGCACGGACCGGCTGGGAGAACGGCAAGGGTGCCGTCGCCTCCGGTCAGTCCTATGTCCACACCTTCGAAACGGCTGGTGAACACGCCTACGTCTGCATCCCGCACGAGGCGGCGGGTATGGAGGGAACCGTCGTCGTCGAGGAGTGAACTGACACGCGGCTTGCCCTGACCGCTACGACCACCCCGCCACCGTGGGCACGGTAACGTACACTCCCTCCACCCTTTTCGACGCACTCGCCACTCGCCAGCGACGGCGCCGCCGATACGGAACCGACAGGTTCTGGTCGCCGCCACTCCCAGAGCGAGGTATGTATCGCCGAGGCCACTGGGGCGTCTCGCTGCTCGTGTTCGCCCCGGTCGGATTCGCACTCGTCAGTTTCGGCCGACCCACGCTCGCCGTCGCCGGCGGCGCCGCCATGCTCTGGCTATCGACCGTGCCCGACTGGGACCACCGCCTCCCGCTCATCTCGCATCGCGGCCCCACCCACACCCTCGCGTTCGCACTTCTCGTCGGCCTCGTCGGCGCGGGCCTCGGCGCTGGCGTCGCGGAGGTGATTCCGGGTAGCCGGTCGACGCTCGTCGCCTTCGGCTTCGGTATCGGGGCGCTCGGCATCCTCGCACACCTCCTCGCGGACGCCCTGACGCCTGCGGGCGTCCCGTTGCTGTGGCCGCTCTCCGGCCGCGATTTCTCGGTCTATCTCACGCGCGCCGACAACACCATCGCCAACTACGCGCTCCTCGCTGTCGGCGTCTGCGCCACCGCTGTCGCCGCCGTCCTCGCCGCCCGGATGGCCTGACGCGTTCGACGCGGACGAGCGTCCCAGAAGAAAGTGTCGTCACGTGTGGACACATACCACAGAGAGGGTGCCCAAACCACCTCGAATTCCAGTAACATCGACAACTACGTCGACAATCTCCACTATTCTCGACCGTACTGTGATAAATTGAGTCCCCGGAAACCTTATATTTCTGCTTCGCGTTGCGTGTGACGCAATGGCGACAGGTACGGTTGCATTCTTCAACGACACTGGCGGTTACGGGTTCATCGAGACTGAAGATTCGGACGAAGACGTGTTCTTCCACATGGAAGACATCGGCGGTCCGGACCTCGAAGAAGGACAGGAGGTGGAGTTCGACATCGAGCAAGCCGACAAGGGTCCGCGAGCGACCAATCTTCAGCGACTGTAAGCGCGAACCGCAGTCCGGTTCGACGCTCGGGTAGCGGCGCACGAACGACGATTTTCGATTTCTCTCACACTCTCATAGCTCGCCCGCCATCGCTCGCTCGCGGAGTCGCGCCGCCCGCTCTCGGATGGCGTCCCACTCCGATTCGGACTTCCGGTCGACGTGGCTGTACATCAGCCCCATCCGCCCCGTCCCGCGGAGCGTCTCCTCGTGTTCTTTCAGGAAGTCCCAGTAGAGCGCGTTGAACGGACAGGCCCCCTCGCCTGTCGTCGCGTCCACGTCGTACGGGCAGTCGGCGCAGTGGTCGCTCATCCGGTCGACGTAGTTGCCCGACGAGACGTAGGGTTTCGAGGTGAACGCGTCGGTGGCGAAGGTGCCCATCCCGAGGACGTTCGGTGCCGTCACCCAGTGGTAGGCGTCGACGAATCCGAAGTGGAACCACTCGTTCAGCTCGTGGGGGTCCACGCCGTACAGCGTCGCGAAGTTCGAGAGGACCATCAGGCGCTCGATGTGATGGGCGTATCCGCGCTCGTAGACGTGGCTCACCGCCTCGTCCAGACAGCGCATCTCGGTCTCGCCCTCGTAGTACAGCGGTGGCAACGCCCGCTCCCGGTCGAGCAGGTCCCCCTCGGCCAACTCGGGCATCGTCCGCCGGTAGACGTGGCGCATGAACTCCCGCCAGCCGAGCACCTGTCGGACGAAGCCCTCGACGCTCTCGATCGGCGCCTCGTCACGCTCCCACGCTTCGACGGCCGCGTCGACGACTTCGCCCGGCCGGAGCAGACCGAGGTTGAGGGAGGAAGCGAGGAGCGAGTGCGCCAGCGCCCACTCGCCGCCGAGCATCGCGTCCTGATACGGGCCGAAGGCGGGGAGGCGGTGGGAGACGAAGTGGTCGAGTGCGTCGAGGGCGTCCGCGCGGGTGACGGGCCACGCGAACCCCTCGCGTTCGCCCCACGTGTCGAACTCGGAGTCGACCCACTCGAGCGTCTCGCGTGTCAGGTCGTCGGGGTCGTATCGGGGGGTCGGCGGCGGCGACCAGTCCTTGGGTGGCGTCTCCCGGTTCTCTTCGTCGTAGTTCCAGCGGCCGCCGACGGGGTCGTCGCCATCCAACAGGACGCCCTCGCGCCGACGCATCCAGCGATAGAAGTCCTCGTGGCGGAACTCGTCGCCGTCCGCCCATTCGTCGAACGCCTCGGGCGAACAGCGAAATCGGTCGTCGTCGACGAGGGTGAGCGTCCCGCCGCGCGACGTGACGAGTTCGCGCAGGCGGGCGGCGGCGCCGTGACTCGGCGGGCGCATGAGCGTCAGGTCGTCGCCCGGATGGGCGTCGAAGTGAGCATCGAGGGCGTCGCCGAAGGAGTCGGCTCGGCGGTAGTCGACGGTGTACCCCGCCTCGCGGAGTCGGTCACGGGCGTGGCGCATCCCCGCGAACACCACGCCGAGTTTCTGGGGGTGGTACGGCCGGCGGTCAGCGAAATCGGTCGCCTCGACCATGAGCACCCGGTCGGCACCGTCGAGGACGTGATGGGACGGGTGGAGGTGGTCGCCGAGCAACCAGACGGTCATGGAGGGCGTTTGGGCGGTAGTGGCAAAACGGTGTGGCCCGGGCGTCACATCGTCTCGGCGTCACGCGATGTTGTGCGAATCCCGCACTATCACTGGTGCTCCCGCCCGAACACGCCGTTCAAAACTTGGTCCCCACAGTCACCTTTACCTGGGTTGCATTTGCATCTATATTAGTGACAAAAGTTAACGTATCACTATCGCCCGAGGCGCAGGCGCGGGTCGAGGAGTTCGTCGACGGGGTAGACGAACAGCTGTCGTCGTCGGACGCCACAGCCGACGTGGTCCAAGGCGTGTTGGCACGGATTCACGGCGACGGCGACGTCTACGAGCGCTGGCAGGCGGGGGAGTCGGTGTCGCTCGCCGAGCGCATCCGTCTCGATACGTATCACCCGCGACACGTCCACACCAAAGGGGAGGTGTGGGCGGAAAAAGACGAGGCGCAGTTCCAGCGGTCGAAGCCCCTTCGGTGGCTCTGGTTGGGATTCGACGCCTCACCGTTGGCGGCCAACGACGCCGTTGCCCTGCCGTTCCGACAGATGCTCGCGGACCACCTCTTCGCCGAGGCGGGCGACGACCTCAAGCTCTTTCGAGGGATTCGGTTCCCGTACGGTCACAACATCGAGATGGGTGACCGGACCGTCGTCCACGAGAACGTGCTCCTTGACGACCGTGGCGCCCTCGATATCGGTGCGAGCGTCTCCGTCGCCGACGGCGCCGCCATCCACACTCACAGCCACGACGTCGTCGACCAGTCCGACGTGTCCATCTACCGGACCGTCGTCGACGACGACGTACGCATCGCGTCCGGGGCGATGGTCGGCGCCGGGAGCCGGGTCGGCGAGAACGCGATGATCGGTGCCAAAGCCATCGTCCACGGGGACGTGCCGGCCCACCACGTCGCCGTCGGGACGCCCGCCGAGAGCATCAAGGTGAAGCCGGGCTGGGAGCCGGTCGCAGCTGACTTGGGACCGCTCCCCGACAACCGTGGAGCGCGTCG
Proteins encoded in this window:
- a CDS encoding uracil-xanthine permease family protein, producing MSDETESSFVAYGIDDKPPVLTSILLGVQHYLTMVGANVAVPLILAGALGMPESVIPRFVGTFFVVSGIATLAQTTFGNRYPIVQGAPFSMLAPALAVIGVVQASNPTGPAWEAALLQLQGAIVVAALVEVAVGYFGLLGRLRSYISPVIIAPTIALIGLALFNTPQVTSASGNWWLLGLTLLLIVLFSQYLGDASRAFKLFPVLLGVVVAWLVAAALSVSGVYTAGTSGYVDLASVASAPALMPIYPLQWGMPRIETAYVIGMIAGVAASMLESFGDYHAVARLSGVGAPSESRINHGIGMEGIMNVFAGLMGTGGSTSYSENIGAIGLTGVASRYVVQIGAAVMLLVGFVGYFGQLIATIPDPIVGGLYVAMFGQIVAVGLSNLEYVDMNSSRNVFVVGIALFTGLAIPAYMGNVGSAAAFREGMRGIAVLGPVLGARAVADTIYVIGSTGMAVGGLVAFVLDNTIEGTREERGLVEWEQATEDESDFASAFDRFLRD
- a CDS encoding DUF5059 domain-containing protein, whose amino-acid sequence is MQQTRRKLLQTTGVALGGVGLAGCGGQSGTETSDTTATDTETSEPTATETPSAEASADTALAAEWNTMRARLHDAVALGRAGESSAAATLVGDVFARFEQASGEYGAHEGLESTDESAYESFEEHLGDARSAFESGDVDAAIGALDGAGNELASAQQSRTSDSVTETFSLLVFASRIRNIDALATAGLTDEAATVGERVFADFEQAPAHETLESAGDGYHEEFETPLNDAIEAANAGDADGVHEAALSASGTAVEAAYELVSEPIAGIGHLSLMAAVGFDAEMAASMGGPGVAAAHAAGLNAYRVRVRDAAWLYDAGQPEAAKAAAQSIFQHFEGARAHEALEEASESAYETFEHDGLEALITAIEDGDDEGVDSAVTTVHDGLTTGIDALASDAAPVLQSGFFRARLGDARERYDRGEGEVAATIAENLFARFEENEGGFHETLEETSEDLYHTFEEEHLTALPDAFRAGDDEAVDTHLSGATDALVEFEATAGTPLASGAAAAYMTGRAGDAGVRAALGDTDRAETIASDAFAYFEGGANGFHEAVEHASEERYHAFEEALGAVRSATTGDADAYEAATTFADEATAAVYAVVENGGSGGDVNAAPLVSDVFATFENARVHEALEAGDHETYETFEGALSDYISALESGESIDAAGERFAQATRNAGFAVAGAIDQAPEISAGGSGGESGESGETDLQGGPNVVEGVPDDADHVIDMNAVAFDPAELTVSVGDTVAWSHAGGEPHSVTALGDGIPDGASYWASGGFESEEAARTGWENGKGAVASGQSYVHTFETAGEHAYVCIPHEAAGMEGTVVVEE
- a CDS encoding metal-dependent hydrolase produces the protein MYRRGHWGVSLLVFAPVGFALVSFGRPTLAVAGGAAMLWLSTVPDWDHRLPLISHRGPTHTLAFALLVGLVGAGLGAGVAEVIPGSRSTLVAFGFGIGALGILAHLLADALTPAGVPLLWPLSGRDFSVYLTRADNTIANYALLAVGVCATAVAAVLAARMA
- a CDS encoding cold-shock protein, which produces MATGTVAFFNDTGGYGFIETEDSDEDVFFHMEDIGGPDLEEGQEVEFDIEQADKGPRATNLQRL
- a CDS encoding cryptochrome/photolyase family protein, with the protein product MTVWLLGDHLHPSHHVLDGADRVLMVEATDFADRRPYHPQKLGVVFAGMRHARDRLREAGYTVDYRRADSFGDALDAHFDAHPGDDLTLMRPPSHGAAARLRELVTSRGGTLTLVDDDRFRCSPEAFDEWADGDEFRHEDFYRWMRRREGVLLDGDDPVGGRWNYDEENRETPPKDWSPPPTPRYDPDDLTRETLEWVDSEFDTWGEREGFAWPVTRADALDALDHFVSHRLPAFGPYQDAMLGGEWALAHSLLASSLNLGLLRPGEVVDAAVEAWERDEAPIESVEGFVRQVLGWREFMRHVYRRTMPELAEGDLLDRERALPPLYYEGETEMRCLDEAVSHVYERGYAHHIERLMVLSNFATLYGVDPHELNEWFHFGFVDAYHWVTAPNVLGMGTFATDAFTSKPYVSSGNYVDRMSDHCADCPYDVDATTGEGACPFNALYWDFLKEHEETLRGTGRMGLMYSHVDRKSESEWDAIRERAARLRERAMAGEL
- a CDS encoding acyltransferase, with protein sequence MTKVNVSLSPEAQARVEEFVDGVDEQLSSSDATADVVQGVLARIHGDGDVYERWQAGESVSLAERIRLDTYHPRHVHTKGEVWAEKDEAQFQRSKPLRWLWLGFDASPLAANDAVALPFRQMLADHLFAEAGDDLKLFRGIRFPYGHNIEMGDRTVVHENVLLDDRGALDIGASVSVADGAAIHTHSHDVVDQSDVSIYRTVVDDDVRIASGAMVGAGSRVGENAMIGAKAIVHGDVPAHHVAVGTPAESIKVKPGWEPVAADLGPLPDNRGARRIEYDLPPDLDTVDEFERDLQTPVEVGSD